One bacterium DNA segment encodes these proteins:
- the argH gene encoding argininosuccinate lyase, with the protein MNPVRSRFSKKLNKEVESFTSSIDIDKKFYKYDITGSQAHAKMLGKCGIIPQQEAEEIIQRLEEIKTELEEGNFQFSPELEDIHIHIEKALIDKLGKTGEKLHTARSRNDQVAIDTRLYLREEIKEIIELIRTLQKSIINIAQENLETIMPGYTHLQHAEPVLFSHHLMAYFWMLQRDVDRLQDGYKRVNVMPLGSCALAGTSLPIDRQCVAELLEFPQISENSIDTVSDRDYIIEFSGNICLVMMHLSRLSEELILWSTQEFGFIELDEAFCTGSSIMPQKKNPDVCELIRGKTGIIYGHLVSLLTMMKGLPLSYNRDMQEDKYPLLDTVEIVKLALSIFGKMLLTMKIKKERMLSILSGDFSTATEMANYLVKKGIPFRQAHQIVGKICQMGKPLEVLTLEELQHFSPVFSEDVLKILKPQESIKQKISYGGTGVIQVKEQIELAKKA; encoded by the coding sequence TAAAAAACTGAATAAAGAGGTTGAATCTTTTACCTCTTCTATTGATATTGATAAAAAATTCTATAAGTATGATATTACTGGCAGTCAAGCTCATGCAAAAATGCTCGGTAAATGCGGTATTATCCCTCAACAAGAAGCAGAAGAGATAATACAGAGATTAGAAGAGATTAAAACCGAACTTGAAGAAGGAAATTTTCAATTCAGCCCGGAATTAGAAGATATTCATATCCATATTGAAAAAGCCTTAATAGATAAATTGGGTAAAACGGGTGAAAAACTTCATACTGCCAGGTCTCGAAATGACCAGGTAGCCATAGATACAAGGCTTTATCTCCGAGAAGAAATAAAAGAGATAATCGAACTAATAAGAACCTTACAAAAATCTATCATCAATATAGCCCAGGAAAATTTAGAGACGATTATGCCCGGTTATACCCATTTACAGCATGCCGAACCAGTTCTTTTCTCGCATCATTTAATGGCTTACTTCTGGATGCTTCAACGGGATGTAGATAGATTACAAGATGGCTATAAGCGGGTAAATGTTATGCCACTCGGGAGTTGTGCTCTGGCTGGAACATCCTTACCTATAGACCGCCAATGTGTTGCTGAATTACTTGAGTTTCCCCAAATAAGTGAAAATAGCATTGATACGGTTAGCGACCGAGATTATATCATTGAATTTTCAGGTAATATTTGTTTGGTGATGATGCATCTATCAAGGTTAAGTGAGGAGTTAATTCTGTGGTCAACACAAGAGTTTGGATTTATTGAGTTAGATGAGGCATTTTGCACCGGCAGTAGCATTATGCCACAAAAGAAAAATCCAGATGTTTGTGAATTAATTAGAGGAAAAACAGGTATAATTTACGGACATCTTGTTTCATTACTCACGATGATGAAAGGATTACCACTATCTTATAATCGAGATATGCAGGAGGATAAATATCCATTACTTGATACCGTAGAAATAGTTAAATTAGCATTATCCATCTTTGGTAAGATGCTCTTAACGATGAAGATAAAGAAAGAAAGGATGTTATCTATCCTGAGTGGTGATTTTTCAACCGCGACTGAAATGGCTAATTATTTAGTCAAAAAAGGTATTCCTTTCCGTCAGGCACATCAAATAGTAGGTAAGATATGCCAGATGGGGAAACCATTAGAAGTTTTGACATTGGAAGAGTTACAGCATTTCTCACCCGTATTTTCAGAAGATGTGCTTAAAATATTAAAACCTCAGGAGTCTATAAAACAAAAAATATCTTATGGGGGCACGGGAGTAATTCAAGTAAAGGAACAAATTGAATTAGCTAAAAAAGCATGA
- a CDS encoding 4Fe-4S binding protein gives MGCKEIGVRSDVFFTLYFLLPYFQEKGGNKEMPAIVDTEKCDGCGTCVEVCPTEAIALEDDVAQVNEDECTECGTCVEECPNGAISMSE, from the coding sequence ATGGGATGTAAGGAGATAGGCGTGAGGAGTGATGTTTTCTTTACTCTCTACTTTCTACTTCCTTATTTTCAGGAGAAAGGAGGAAATAAAGAAATGCCTGCTATAGTTGACACAGAAAAATGTGATGGCTGTGGGACATGTGTAGAGGTTTGTCCAACAGAGGCAATCGCGCTTGAGGATGATGTGGCACAAGTCAATGAGGATGAATGCACAGAATGTGGCACTTGTGTCGAAGAATGCCCAAATGGCGCTATCTCAATGTCTGAATAA
- a CDS encoding putative manganese transporter codes for MEIVTHTLNHSLLITAFVFVMMMLVDYIEVLTQGKMSLLIKGGYWRKYIISSALASTPGCLGAFMNVSFYVHGFLSFGALAGGMIAASGDEAFVMLTMFPKQALFLFVILFILGIISGWIVDKIIPILKIKSSQICELSELHLEKECKIPDVRGIIEHFRNISFTRFLLLAIFLMIITYGLGGKMIEDENEPWLKMVFILLAILSTAIVISAPDHYLEKHIWNHLVKKHLWRVFLWTFFTLLAVDMGLKFWDIEAFIKTNMFWVFLIAALVALVPESGPHLIFVMMFAKGIIPFSVLLTSSIIQDGHGMLPLLSYTIKDALWIKSINFVIGLFCGLILYLVGF; via the coding sequence ATGGAAATAGTAACTCACACACTAAATCATAGCTTGTTGATAACCGCCTTTGTTTTTGTGATGATGATGCTTGTGGATTATATTGAGGTTTTAACTCAAGGCAAGATGAGTCTCCTTATAAAAGGTGGTTATTGGAGGAAATATATAATCTCTTCGGCATTAGCCTCAACACCAGGTTGTCTGGGGGCATTTATGAATGTCTCTTTTTATGTTCATGGGTTTTTAAGTTTTGGTGCATTGGCAGGTGGAATGATTGCCGCCTCTGGTGACGAAGCATTTGTTATGCTGACTATGTTTCCAAAACAAGCATTATTCCTATTTGTCATTCTTTTTATCTTAGGCATTATCTCAGGTTGGATAGTAGATAAAATTATACCTATTTTAAAGATTAAATCCTCTCAGATATGCGAACTTTCAGAACTGCACTTAGAAAAAGAATGTAAAATTCCTGATGTCCGGGGCATAATTGAACACTTTAGAAATATTTCATTTACAAGATTCCTTTTACTCGCCATATTTTTAATGATAATTACTTACGGGTTAGGGGGAAAAATGATTGAGGATGAAAATGAACCCTGGTTAAAAATGGTATTTATCTTGTTAGCCATATTATCTACCGCCATTGTCATTAGTGCCCCAGACCACTACTTAGAAAAGCATATCTGGAATCATCTGGTTAAAAAACATCTCTGGCGAGTATTTTTATGGACATTTTTTACGCTTTTAGCCGTGGATATGGGACTTAAATTTTGGGACATTGAGGCTTTTATTAAAACTAATATGTTCTGGGTATTCCTCATTGCGGCTTTAGTTGCCTTAGTTCCAGAATCCGGTCCTCATCTTATCTTTGTGATGATGTTTGCAAAAGGAATTATCCCTTTTTCCGTCCTTCTAACAAGTTCTATAATTCAGGATGGTCATGGGATGTTACCACTTCTATCTTATACCATAAAAGATGCCTTATGGATAAAATCGATTAATTTTGTCATTGGTTTATTTTGTGGTTTAATCCTTTATCTGGTAGGTTTTTAA
- the def gene encoding peptide deformylase: protein MAILPIKVYPDPILRKKAKEITKIRKRTLNLINNMIETMYAAKGIGLAANQVGVLHRIIIMDTSQNEKDKNHHNPVVLINPKILSCEGENVGEEGCLSFPEIRGEIRRATQVRAKALNVNGETIEIEATGLPSRVLQHEIDHLNGIVFIDRMEKQTRESLKNQLEMLKKRKVST from the coding sequence ATGGCTATTTTACCAATAAAAGTATATCCTGACCCTATCCTCCGTAAAAAGGCGAAAGAGATAACTAAAATAAGAAAAAGAACATTAAATTTAATCAATAATATGATTGAAACAATGTATGCGGCAAAGGGTATTGGTCTGGCGGCTAATCAAGTGGGGGTTTTGCACCGTATTATCATTATGGATACCAGCCAAAATGAAAAAGATAAAAACCATCATAATCCTGTTGTGCTGATTAATCCGAAAATTTTATCTTGCGAAGGAGAAAATGTCGGGGAAGAAGGATGCCTGAGTTTTCCTGAAATAAGGGGGGAGATAAGAAGGGCAACGCAAGTAAGAGCGAAGGCTTTGAATGTTAATGGCGAAACCATAGAAATAGAGGCGACAGGATTACCCTCTCGAGTCCTTCAACACGAAATTGACCATCTCAATGGAATAGTTTTTATCGATCGTATGGAAAAACAAACACGGGAATCCCTTAAAAATCAACTGGAAATGCTAAAGAAGAGGAAAGTCTCTACATGA
- a CDS encoding radical SAM protein has translation MKFKYIYGPVASWRLGSSLGIDLLSQKEKICNFDCCYCQIGRNLKYLTQRKLYVPTQEIIEEIKRLPDCQIDYITFSGRGESTLAINLSETITAIKKLRKEPIAVLTNSTLINKVDVRQELTLADFVILKLDAFSQETLELINNPAIGIKFDEIYNGIRAFREEYRGKLALQIMFIDENKNSARRLFQLAREIQPDQVQINTPLRQCKVKPLSPEEIFLIKRYFKGLNIICVYDAEDRDVTPISQSQTLKRRGTVM, from the coding sequence ATGAAATTTAAATATATCTATGGCCCTGTGGCTTCCTGGAGATTAGGCAGTTCTCTGGGAATAGATTTGCTTTCGCAGAAGGAGAAAATATGTAATTTTGACTGCTGTTATTGTCAGATTGGAAGGAATTTAAAATACCTTACCCAAAGGAAATTATATGTTCCCACACAAGAGATAATTGAAGAAATAAAAAGATTACCTGATTGTCAGATAGATTATATTACTTTTTCTGGTAGAGGTGAATCTACACTCGCCATAAATTTAAGTGAAACAATAACTGCAATAAAAAAACTCCGAAAAGAACCTATTGCCGTTTTAACTAATTCAACCTTAATCAATAAAGTTGATGTCCGCCAGGAATTAACATTGGCAGATTTCGTTATTCTCAAATTAGATGCCTTTTCACAGGAAACACTTGAATTAATAAATAACCCCGCCATAGGAATTAAATTTGATGAGATTTATAATGGCATAAGGGCTTTTAGAGAAGAATATCGAGGGAAATTAGCACTTCAAATTATGTTTATTGATGAGAATAAGAATAGTGCCCGGAGATTATTTCAATTAGCCCGAGAAATCCAACCAGACCAAGTGCAAATAAATACACCTTTGCGACAATGTAAAGTAAAACCTTTATCACCAGAAGAAATTTTCTTGATAAAAAGATATTTTAAGGGATTAAATATCATCTGTGTTTATGATGCAGAAGATAGAGATGTAACACCTATTAGCCAATCTCAAACCTTAAAAAGAAGAGGAACGGTGATGTAG
- a CDS encoding RNA-binding protein produces MQGSKLYVGNLSYSVTKEQVEELFSAQGEVKQVNIIEGKGFGFVEMGSQTEAEKAKEALNGTEFAGRTLRVDEARPPRSRDSRESRGGDRQRRGPGSGGGYRRY; encoded by the coding sequence ATGCAAGGTAGTAAACTTTATGTAGGAAATCTTAGTTACTCTGTAACTAAGGAACAGGTGGAAGAGTTATTTTCCGCCCAGGGGGAAGTTAAGCAAGTGAATATAATTGAAGGTAAAGGGTTTGGGTTCGTTGAAATGGGCAGTCAGACAGAGGCTGAGAAAGCAAAAGAAGCATTAAACGGTACCGAGTTTGCAGGACGGACATTAAGAGTTGATGAGGCACGGCCACCCAGGAGTAGAGATAGTCGAGAAAGTCGAGGAGGAGATAGACAAAGAAGAGGACCAGGAAGCGGAGGAGGTTATCGAAGATACTAA
- a CDS encoding menaquinone biosynthesis protein, which produces MKIGVIPFLNVKPLIYKLELDKSVELIYEYPSKLSKLLKKGKIDAGIIPTIDYFRGIGKFVIPNISISSYEKVESVKLFYKNEISGIKTVAVDENSSTSVALLRIILSEIYSIFPEFKEVSNDNLMDIFKKNEATLLIGDQALMLSDKNIDLGEQWYKLTELPFVYAFWVIREGMEDYEEVVRLLTESKEFGMRNLEKVINIESKRLSLNKRIISNYLRQVIRYNLIRPEIKGILKFVNYAIKYKLIEKEREIEFCTLSNFRYGLKRREAKF; this is translated from the coding sequence ATGAAGATAGGTGTAATACCTTTTTTAAATGTTAAACCACTGATATACAAATTAGAATTAGATAAATCAGTGGAATTAATTTATGAATATCCATCTAAACTATCTAAGTTATTAAAAAAAGGGAAGATAGATGCAGGAATAATTCCGACAATTGATTATTTTCGTGGAATTGGTAAATTTGTCATTCCAAATATTTCCATTTCTTCTTATGAGAAGGTAGAAAGTGTAAAATTATTCTATAAAAATGAAATTTCGGGAATCAAAACAGTAGCGGTAGATGAAAATTCGTCAACATCAGTTGCGTTATTAAGGATTATTCTAAGTGAAATATACTCAATTTTTCCAGAATTTAAAGAAGTTAGTAATGATAACTTAATGGATATTTTTAAAAAAAATGAAGCAACTCTTTTAATTGGAGACCAGGCATTAATGTTGTCTGATAAAAATATAGACCTGGGAGAACAATGGTATAAATTGACTGAATTACCATTTGTTTATGCTTTTTGGGTCATAAGAGAGGGGATGGAAGATTATGAGGAAGTAGTTAGACTTCTTACAGAAAGTAAAGAATTTGGGATGAGGAATTTAGAGAAAGTAATTAATATTGAATCAAAAAGACTTTCACTAAATAAAAGAATTATAAGTAATTATTTAAGACAGGTTATTAGGTATAATCTTATAAGACCAGAAATAAAAGGAATTTTAAAATTTGTTAATTATGCGATTAAATATAAACTTATAGAAAAGGAGCGCGAGATTGAATTCTGCACTCTTTCAAATTTTAGATATGGCCTTAAACGGCGAGAGGCTAAATTTTAA